Proteins found in one Candidatus Binataceae bacterium genomic segment:
- a CDS encoding sulfite exporter TauE/SafE family protein, whose protein sequence is MVRASAVGAASAILLVLLAWPRLSLAHPMGNFSVNHYTKIVTDPDRVQIDYIIDMAEIPTFQEMQRSGIVPRVDDPGVARYLKTQSANLKQGLTLTVGGAPLVLETVSRQALFPPGAGGLPTMKMGFVYWAHLDHRLVDGSFALHYQDSNFPDHAGWKEIVAVRGPGTRIDHSSVPSQDRSLELTNYPTDMLHSPPQVLSADLTFAATPAGTEQLADRGSNAGWLDTGAEPGGLKLAANKVGTPRSAFTDLIESNRVDVTFLLMAALIAAVLGGFHALEPGHGKTLVAAYLVGSRGGARHAVFLGGIVTASHTISVYALGIITLYASQWIMPEQLYPWLGAASGLLVAGLGLTLFLRRYLTEPTDSHHADHSYGHEHRVDAEADHDHAPSLEHRHTWWGGHVSSTHSHNSDHSRSHDQGHSHHHGHQHVHEPRTLELALESQKLSVKSLFVLGVTGGIVPCPAALVVLLAALAFHRVAFGLFLIVAFSAGLAAVLITFGLAMVYAGRFMSRFGGRGPLTERWLPLASSAVITIVGVGLTLQSLIVAGVLHVRS, encoded by the coding sequence GTGGTTCGCGCTAGCGCGGTCGGCGCCGCGAGCGCGATCCTGCTCGTATTGCTCGCCTGGCCGCGACTCAGCCTCGCCCATCCGATGGGTAATTTCAGCGTCAATCATTACACGAAGATTGTCACCGACCCAGATCGTGTCCAAATCGATTACATAATCGATATGGCGGAGATTCCGACCTTCCAGGAGATGCAACGAAGTGGAATAGTGCCGCGCGTGGACGATCCCGGTGTCGCGCGATATTTGAAGACGCAGTCCGCTAACCTTAAGCAGGGGTTGACGCTGACTGTCGGCGGTGCGCCGCTCGTGCTTGAAACCGTTTCGCGGCAGGCGCTTTTTCCGCCAGGCGCCGGCGGCTTGCCGACCATGAAAATGGGTTTTGTCTATTGGGCGCATTTGGATCATCGGTTGGTCGATGGCTCATTCGCACTGCACTACCAGGATAGCAACTTTCCCGATCATGCCGGCTGGAAAGAAATAGTCGCAGTCCGCGGACCGGGCACACGCATAGACCATAGTTCAGTCCCTTCGCAGGATCGCAGCCTTGAACTCACGAACTATCCGACTGACATGCTGCACAGCCCTCCGCAGGTGTTGAGCGCCGATTTGACTTTCGCGGCGACGCCGGCGGGAACGGAGCAATTGGCGGATCGCGGAAGTAACGCGGGCTGGCTCGACACTGGAGCTGAGCCGGGCGGGCTCAAGCTCGCAGCCAACAAGGTGGGCACCCCGCGTAGCGCCTTTACCGATTTGATCGAGTCGAATCGGGTAGATGTCACGTTCCTTCTGATGGCGGCGCTGATTGCCGCGGTACTCGGGGGTTTCCACGCGCTCGAACCGGGACACGGCAAAACGCTGGTGGCGGCCTACCTGGTCGGATCCCGCGGCGGCGCACGTCACGCGGTTTTTCTCGGCGGCATCGTAACTGCGTCGCATACGATATCGGTCTATGCGTTGGGGATCATCACCCTGTACGCGTCGCAGTGGATCATGCCCGAGCAGCTCTACCCGTGGCTGGGCGCGGCGTCGGGCTTGCTGGTTGCAGGGCTGGGCTTGACGCTCTTCCTGCGGCGCTACCTTACGGAACCCACCGATAGTCACCACGCGGATCACAGTTACGGACACGAGCATCGTGTTGATGCGGAGGCCGATCACGATCATGCTCCGAGTTTGGAGCATCGCCACACCTGGTGGGGCGGACATGTGAGCAGTACTCACTCGCATAATTCTGATCATAGCCGTTCGCACGATCAGGGCCATAGTCACCATCACGGACATCAGCATGTGCATGAGCCTCGCACACTAGAACTCGCGCTTGAATCACAGAAGCTCTCCGTCAAGAGTCTATTTGTACTCGGAGTCACCGGCGGAATCGTGCCATGTCCGGCCGCGCTAGTGGTGTTGCTCGCCGCGCTCGCGTTTCATCGCGTAGCCTTCGGGCTGTTTCTGATTGTCGCATTCAGCGCCGGCTTGGCCGCGGTATTGATCACTTTTGGCCTTGCGATGGTTTACGCCGGCCGCTTCATGAGCCGCTTTGGCGGCCGCGGTCCGTTGACGGAGCGCTGGCTGCCATTGGCCTCATCAGCAGTCATCACGATCGTCGGAGTAGGTTTGACGCTCCAGTCGCTGATCGTGGCCGGAGTCCTGCACGTTAGAAGCTAA
- a CDS encoding tetratricopeptide repeat protein translates to MTPSSNNRFSSLSIPKIVLAFLLVALLSSGSARTQSQAPTPAAQIDRDITILQTVLKRHPDAELYYRLGDLYSQKGRQTGDITYFNLSGNSLREAIKLQPRLAPAHRHLAFVLYALHDFAGATTAANTAIKLDPNDSYAYGVLGDAQLETGEYAPAARSYGQMIALKADLYSYSRRSGLETMRGDDQTAIADMRHAIADGIAAGEPLEGIAWAQAMLAEDYFRMGKLNDADAQGAASLKTYPNYYRALAILGQVRAARGKLDEAADFYRRAIAVIPLPQYVAALGDVYTEMGRVSDAKQQHDLVEFIARLNKLNQVLYNRVLVDYYADHDVQHQQAVALAVGEYQIRRDIYGEDALAWSLYRDGKADAALPHIIAALRFNTTDARLYFHAGMISAALAHKTEARANLDRAMTINAHFQPILDNVASREYAALGGDPTVQYAAKATSGSR, encoded by the coding sequence ATGACACCCAGCTCCAACAATCGTTTCAGCAGTCTGAGTATTCCCAAGATTGTGTTGGCGTTCCTGCTCGTGGCGCTTCTCAGTTCGGGCAGTGCACGCACGCAGTCCCAAGCGCCGACTCCAGCAGCGCAAATTGACCGCGATATCACGATTCTGCAAACGGTTCTGAAGCGACATCCCGATGCGGAACTCTATTACCGACTGGGCGACCTCTATAGTCAGAAGGGCCGTCAGACCGGAGACATTACTTACTTCAATCTGTCCGGCAATTCACTGCGAGAGGCGATCAAGCTTCAACCGCGGCTCGCGCCCGCTCATCGCCATCTGGCGTTCGTGCTTTATGCCCTGCACGATTTTGCTGGTGCGACGACGGCGGCCAACACCGCAATCAAGCTTGATCCGAACGATTCCTACGCCTACGGCGTCCTCGGTGATGCGCAACTCGAGACCGGCGAATACGCTCCGGCGGCGCGATCCTATGGGCAGATGATCGCACTCAAAGCCGACCTCTATTCGTATAGCCGGCGTTCGGGGCTCGAAACGATGCGCGGCGACGACCAGACCGCGATCGCAGATATGCGGCATGCAATCGCGGACGGCATCGCGGCCGGCGAACCTCTCGAGGGAATCGCCTGGGCGCAGGCGATGCTCGCGGAAGATTATTTCCGCATGGGCAAACTGAATGATGCGGACGCCCAAGGCGCCGCTTCGCTCAAGACCTATCCGAACTACTACCGCGCCCTGGCAATCCTCGGCCAGGTCCGCGCGGCGCGAGGTAAGCTGGATGAGGCTGCGGATTTCTATCGCCGCGCGATCGCCGTCATTCCGCTGCCGCAATACGTCGCAGCCCTCGGCGACGTCTACACCGAGATGGGCCGCGTCAGCGACGCCAAACAACAACATGACCTGGTCGAATTCATCGCGCGTCTGAACAAGCTTAATCAAGTGCTCTACAATCGTGTGCTGGTTGACTACTACGCGGACCATGACGTGCAGCATCAGCAGGCCGTCGCGCTGGCAGTGGGCGAGTACCAGATCCGGCGCGATATCTACGGCGAGGACGCGCTGGCATGGTCGCTCTATCGCGACGGTAAGGCGGACGCGGCGCTCCCGCACATAATCGCGGCATTAAGGTTCAACACCACCGACGCGCGACTCTATTTTCACGCGGGAATGATATCCGCGGCGCTCGCGCATAAAACCGAGGCGCGCGCGAATTTAGATCGGGCCATGACGATCAATGCGCACTTCCAGCCGATTCTCGACAACGTCGCCAGTCGCGAGTACGCGGCATTGGGCGGCGACCCGACGGTGCAGTATGCGGCAAAGGCAACCAGTGGTTCGCGCTAG
- a CDS encoding DUF4331 domain-containing protein has translation MRIGKVLGLIALTGLAVGGAPARAPASSHREAPLITTMPKTDGTDFYMFNSYETAKAGQGLVDIIANYQPLEDPFAGPNYYTMDPEALYDINIDNDGDALPEYTFRFQFTNTIQNLSLPINGVNVEVPLVNIGGISAGNSANSNVVETYTVQLITYNGKKKPKTAFLTNVVGGTTVFTKPTDNIGNKTFGSPAAYETYADQYIYNVNIPNCSTPGRMFVGQRKDPFVVNLGETFDLINISNPTGAPNEASDALAGKNVTSIELEVPASCIVQSSTQPIIGGWTTASLPEKRTVLAKVKKGATTLTQTLSKKFVEVSRLGNPLVNELVIGLPDKDKWNSSQPIDDPQFLTYVTNPTAPALIQALFPSVTAPTLFPRADLEAVFLTGLSGLNQPPNVVASEEMRLNTAFAVTPFGLQSRLGALGGDDSGYPNGRRPGDDVVDITLQVAMGALINPGGFGFGTPSQAPSGNLPFTDGAYLDETFFNVAFPYLLTPIPGSPNGPVPGSNGVPVNGGPAGT, from the coding sequence ATGAGAATTGGCAAGGTCTTGGGTTTGATTGCACTAACAGGCTTGGCGGTGGGAGGCGCGCCGGCCCGAGCTCCCGCCTCGAGCCATCGCGAGGCCCCGCTCATCACGACGATGCCGAAGACCGACGGCACCGATTTTTACATGTTCAACAGCTATGAGACCGCCAAGGCCGGTCAGGGTCTGGTAGACATCATCGCCAACTATCAGCCGCTCGAGGATCCCTTCGCCGGACCGAATTATTACACCATGGATCCCGAGGCGCTCTACGATATCAATATCGATAATGACGGCGACGCGCTCCCCGAATACACTTTTCGCTTCCAGTTCACCAACACGATTCAAAATCTTTCTCTGCCGATTAATGGCGTGAACGTGGAGGTGCCGCTGGTCAACATCGGCGGCATCAGCGCAGGCAACAGCGCGAACTCGAATGTGGTCGAGACCTACACGGTGCAGTTGATCACGTATAACGGCAAGAAAAAGCCCAAAACCGCATTCCTGACCAATGTGGTCGGCGGTACGACGGTCTTTACCAAGCCGACAGATAATATCGGCAACAAGACCTTTGGCTCGCCTGCCGCGTACGAGACCTACGCCGATCAGTACATATACAACGTCAATATTCCGAACTGCAGTACCCCGGGCAGGATGTTCGTGGGGCAACGCAAGGATCCGTTCGTCGTGAATCTCGGCGAGACCTTTGACCTGATCAATATCAGCAATCCGACCGGTGCGCCGAATGAAGCAAGTGACGCGCTGGCGGGCAAGAACGTCACCTCGATCGAGCTCGAAGTGCCGGCGTCCTGCATCGTGCAAAGCTCGACGCAACCGATCATCGGCGGCTGGACTACTGCGAGCTTGCCCGAAAAACGGACGGTGCTGGCCAAGGTCAAAAAAGGCGCTACTACGCTGACGCAAACGCTAAGCAAGAAATTTGTCGAAGTTTCGCGTTTGGGTAATCCTCTGGTCAACGAACTGGTTATCGGACTCCCCGACAAGGATAAGTGGAATTCGAGTCAGCCGATCGACGACCCACAATTCCTGACCTATGTAACAAATCCCACCGCGCCGGCGCTGATCCAAGCCCTCTTCCCGTCAGTCACGGCGCCGACCCTCTTTCCGCGCGCGGATCTCGAGGCTGTTTTTCTGACGGGCCTGTCCGGGCTAAACCAGCCGCCCAATGTCGTAGCCTCTGAAGAGATGCGCCTCAATACCGCGTTTGCCGTCACACCGTTTGGCTTGCAGAGCCGGCTCGGCGCTCTCGGCGGTGATGACTCGGGCTATCCCAACGGCCGGCGGCCCGGCGACGACGTCGTGGACATCACGCTGCAGGTCGCTATGGGCGCCTTGATCAATCCAGGCGGCTTTGGCTTCGGCACCCCGAGCCAGGCGCCCTCGGGTAACCTGCCGTTTACGGACGGCGCATACCTTGACGAAACCTTCTTCAACGTGGCGTTCCCGTACCTGTTGACCCCAATCCCAGGTTCTCCCAACGGTCCGGTGCCGGGTAGCAACGGCGTACCGGTTAATGGTGGACCGGCGGGCACCTAA
- a CDS encoding twin-arginine translocase TatA/TatE family subunit, whose product MGDLISPSHLLLLLVIVLVIFGPSKLGDVGSALGRAIRDFKREMNPETQPPAQTKPTANAEPPAIDKPVNPS is encoded by the coding sequence ATGGGAGACTTAATCTCACCGTCGCATCTGCTGTTGCTGCTGGTGATAGTTCTGGTGATCTTCGGTCCGAGCAAGCTGGGGGATGTCGGATCGGCGCTGGGGCGCGCAATTCGCGACTTCAAGCGCGAGATGAATCCTGAAACTCAGCCGCCTGCGCAAACCAAGCCGACCGCCAACGCTGAGCCTCCCGCGATCGATAAGCCCGTCAATCCCTCCTGA
- a CDS encoding SDR family NAD(P)-dependent oxidoreductase — protein MSAFQTLRKALVGSYFRGRTVLVTGASSGIGRELGQSLAALGAQVAIVARRRPLLEELANEIGAAGHAQPLVLVADVTKRKPCRDAVDHAIAHFGHLDLLINSAGIMEMGPVESMEAASLERMMSVNLFGTLHMMQAVIPSMRAARTGNIVNIASLAGRRGTPPIGGYCASKFAVVGLTEALRVELYGSGVKVSLVMPGLIDTPMTQGTAGGDSLSGAPGFFAMPAQWVTWAVIAAVVLGLTEVDVPPGAVIGEKIAALFPGITDGALAIGRRIMDWRGDRAKPE, from the coding sequence GTGAGCGCTTTTCAGACTTTGCGCAAGGCTTTGGTTGGGAGCTATTTTCGCGGCCGGACGGTGTTGGTCACCGGGGCCTCGAGCGGCATCGGGCGCGAGCTCGGCCAGAGTCTCGCCGCGCTCGGCGCACAAGTCGCAATCGTGGCGCGGCGTCGGCCGCTGCTCGAAGAGCTGGCGAATGAAATCGGCGCCGCGGGCCACGCACAGCCATTGGTTCTCGTCGCAGATGTCACGAAGCGCAAGCCATGCCGTGATGCGGTCGATCATGCGATCGCGCACTTCGGCCACCTCGACCTGCTGATCAACTCCGCTGGCATCATGGAGATGGGCCCGGTCGAATCGATGGAGGCCGCATCGCTCGAACGCATGATGAGCGTAAACCTCTTCGGAACGCTGCATATGATGCAGGCGGTAATCCCGTCGATGCGCGCGGCCCGGACGGGCAATATCGTGAATATCGCTTCACTCGCGGGGCGGCGCGGGACGCCGCCGATCGGCGGTTACTGCGCGTCAAAATTCGCGGTAGTGGGCCTGACCGAAGCCCTGCGGGTCGAGCTTTATGGCAGCGGCGTCAAGGTTTCACTCGTCATGCCGGGTCTAATCGACACGCCGATGACGCAGGGGACCGCGGGCGGCGATTCGCTCAGCGGAGCACCGGGATTCTTCGCGATGCCAGCGCAATGGGTGACCTGGGCGGTGATCGCCGCGGTCGTCCTCGGCCTCACTGAGGTTGACGTTCCGCCGGGCGCCGTAATCGGTGAGAAGATTGCGGCGCTGTTCCCTGGTATTACCGACGGCGCATTGGCGATCGGTCGGCGCATAATGGACTGGCGCGGAGATCGCGCCAAGCCGGAATGA
- a CDS encoding GNAT family N-acetyltransferase yields the protein MTKSNHGGLNSDYRPQQLTLPDGRAVTLRLMEPVDKAVLLRFSRALPPNDLLFLRTDITLADALDDWIRNLESGATVTVIAEIDGEVAGYASLHHDQKQWTRRVGEIRVLLGPKYRGAGLGRRLAEEVFQIGRARGVKKMAAMLTPDQAGARAAFERLGFQVEALLQAWVADRNGRPHDLLVMSHDVEGVGNSLHA from the coding sequence ATGACCAAGAGCAATCACGGCGGCCTCAACTCCGACTATCGCCCACAGCAATTGACCCTGCCCGATGGCCGCGCCGTGACATTGCGCCTGATGGAGCCTGTGGATAAAGCCGTGCTCTTGAGATTTTCCCGCGCGCTGCCGCCCAATGACCTGTTGTTTTTGCGCACCGACATTACCCTCGCTGACGCTCTCGATGATTGGATCCGCAACCTCGAAAGCGGCGCCACCGTTACGGTGATCGCCGAGATCGATGGCGAGGTCGCGGGTTACGCCAGCCTGCATCACGATCAGAAGCAATGGACGCGCCGCGTCGGCGAAATTCGGGTTCTCCTCGGCCCGAAGTATCGCGGCGCCGGGCTGGGCCGGCGGCTGGCTGAGGAAGTCTTCCAGATCGGGCGCGCGCGCGGGGTCAAAAAGATGGCCGCGATGCTCACCCCGGACCAGGCCGGCGCGCGCGCGGCCTTCGAACGGCTGGGCTTTCAGGTCGAGGCGCTATTGCAGGCTTGGGTGGCCGATCGCAACGGGCGGCCGCATGATCTCCTTGTCATGAGTCACGATGTCGAGGGTGTCGGCAACAGCTTGCACGCCTAG
- a CDS encoding ABC transporter substrate-binding protein: MRIAKRYKTASRLALLVTMLAATRAFAGAEPAPVREVRATIAQASPVFANQALPPAEHDRQLRAIAEQHFDFAYMSKSALGTHWKALTPAQRTAFVPLFESYVLATYLTTLQQNTVEAASHGLKDEVTYDDPTTAAVHGDVHLAMVQEPLHVDYMLCKTPAGWRLFDIVVDNVSTLGNYREQFNKIINADGYDQLVQGLKAKHLPEVK; encoded by the coding sequence GTGCGCATAGCAAAACGATACAAAACCGCATCGCGGTTAGCGCTTCTGGTGACGATGCTGGCGGCCACGCGAGCCTTTGCCGGTGCGGAGCCTGCGCCCGTGAGGGAAGTGCGCGCGACGATCGCGCAGGCCTCGCCGGTCTTCGCGAATCAGGCGCTGCCGCCGGCGGAGCACGATCGGCAACTGCGCGCGATCGCGGAGCAGCACTTCGATTTTGCTTACATGTCAAAGTCCGCCTTGGGGACGCATTGGAAAGCGCTCACGCCGGCGCAGCGGACGGCGTTTGTGCCGCTGTTCGAGAGCTACGTGCTGGCGACCTATCTGACGACATTGCAGCAGAACACCGTCGAGGCGGCCTCGCATGGACTCAAGGACGAGGTCACTTACGACGATCCGACCACCGCGGCGGTGCACGGCGACGTTCATCTGGCGATGGTGCAGGAGCCGCTGCACGTGGACTACATGTTATGCAAAACCCCGGCGGGCTGGCGGCTTTTCGATATTGTTGTGGATAACGTCAGCACGCTGGGAAACTATCGCGAGCAATTCAACAAGATCATCAACGCCGACGGCTATGATCAACTGGTGCAGGGGTTGAAGGCCAAGCATCTGCCGGAAGTGAAATGA
- a CDS encoding glycosyltransferase family 9 protein, giving the protein MHGCGAKGAGTRVLIIFPGALGDLICLIPTIRVIASRHASAQIELMARHELARFVVERSDLARAHSIDRAEVAQLFATGAEVPTDAEKFFGGFARIYSFFAAEDARFRRRLSAIAKEVSFHPFAPPGDDHVARGYLRSIAAAGAPMDASLEPTPYDRIAAAAHLERLALEPDRFILVLPGSGSRWKNWPAEKFAELAERLSTRMCSLVILGPAESGLKSAFHDRQIATLDALELGEVAGLAESARAFVGNDSGIAHLAAAVGAPGVVLFGLTQPARWRPLGAARAVWREPIASITIDEVTAELTEIIAKPRPGRL; this is encoded by the coding sequence GTGCATGGCTGCGGTGCGAAGGGGGCCGGGACGCGCGTACTGATAATTTTTCCGGGTGCGCTGGGCGACCTGATTTGCCTGATTCCGACGATCCGCGTGATTGCGTCGCGCCACGCGAGTGCTCAGATCGAGCTGATGGCGCGGCATGAGCTGGCGCGGTTCGTGGTCGAGCGGAGCGACCTCGCGCGGGCCCATTCGATCGATCGCGCGGAAGTGGCGCAACTGTTTGCGACGGGCGCGGAAGTCCCGACGGATGCGGAGAAGTTCTTTGGCGGCTTCGCGCGGATTTACTCATTTTTCGCAGCGGAAGATGCGCGCTTTCGCCGCAGGCTTTCGGCAATCGCGAAAGAGGTGAGCTTCCATCCGTTCGCGCCGCCGGGTGACGATCATGTCGCGAGGGGCTACCTGCGCTCGATTGCGGCGGCGGGCGCGCCCATGGATGCGTCGCTTGAGCCGACGCCGTACGATCGGATTGCGGCGGCGGCCCATTTGGAGCGGCTGGCGCTGGAACCGGATAGATTTATTCTGGTATTGCCGGGCAGCGGGAGCCGGTGGAAAAACTGGCCGGCCGAAAAATTCGCGGAGTTGGCGGAGCGCCTCTCGACGCGCATGTGCAGTCTGGTGATATTGGGGCCGGCCGAAAGCGGGCTGAAAAGCGCCTTTCACGATCGGCAGATCGCGACGCTCGATGCGCTCGAACTGGGTGAAGTGGCGGGTCTCGCAGAGTCGGCCCGCGCTTTTGTCGGCAACGATTCCGGCATCGCGCATCTGGCGGCTGCGGTGGGCGCGCCGGGTGTGGTGCTGTTCGGACTGACGCAGCCCGCCCGCTGGCGTCCTTTGGGCGCGGCGCGAGCGGTCTGGCGGGAACCGATCGCGAGTATAACCATCGACGAGGTAACCGCGGAATTGACGGAAATCATCGCGAAACCTCGGCCGGGCAGGCTGTGA
- the htpX gene encoding zinc metalloprotease HtpX: MKMLKTTLLLAALTGLIMAIGGLMGGRGGLAIAFVFAIGMNFFSYWFSDKMVLRAYGAQPLDAASAPELYAIVNELAQSANIPTPRLYMIDSDTPNAFATGRNPRHAAVAVTRGIMRICNREELKGVLGHELSHVLNRDILISSIAATLAGVVMMIGSMARWGAMFGGLGGRDEGERGGIIELLVMALLAPFAATLIQLAISRTREYQADESGAHLTHNPLLLASALRKLEVSNERLPMADATPATAHLFIVNPLNGGMMSRLFSTHPPIEERIKRLEEMARHG; this comes from the coding sequence ATGAAGATGCTCAAGACCACATTGCTGTTGGCGGCGCTGACCGGCCTGATTATGGCGATTGGCGGCCTGATGGGCGGGCGCGGCGGTCTCGCGATCGCGTTTGTATTTGCGATCGGGATGAATTTTTTCAGCTACTGGTTCTCGGACAAGATGGTGCTGCGGGCGTATGGCGCGCAACCGCTTGATGCCGCGAGCGCGCCGGAACTCTATGCGATCGTCAACGAACTGGCCCAATCGGCCAATATCCCGACTCCGCGTTTGTACATGATCGACAGCGACACGCCTAACGCCTTCGCCACGGGGCGCAATCCGCGCCACGCCGCGGTCGCGGTGACGCGCGGCATCATGCGCATCTGCAACCGCGAGGAGTTAAAGGGCGTGCTCGGGCATGAATTGTCGCACGTGCTCAATCGCGACATTCTGATCAGTTCGATCGCGGCGACGCTGGCAGGCGTCGTCATGATGATCGGCAGCATGGCGCGCTGGGGCGCGATGTTCGGCGGTTTGGGGGGGCGCGACGAGGGCGAGCGCGGCGGAATAATTGAGTTGCTGGTGATGGCGCTGCTGGCGCCATTCGCCGCGACGCTGATACAGCTCGCGATCTCGCGCACGCGCGAGTATCAGGCCGATGAAAGCGGCGCGCATCTGACGCATAATCCGCTGCTGCTGGCGAGCGCGCTGCGGAAGCTCGAGGTTTCCAACGAGCGGCTCCCGATGGCGGACGCGACGCCGGCGACGGCTCATCTGTTTATCGTGAATCCACTGAATGGCGGCATGATGTCGCGACTTTTCTCGACTCATCCGCCGATCGAAGAACGGATCAAGCGGCTCGAGGAGATGGCGCGTCATGGTTGA
- a CDS encoding DUF1844 domain-containing protein gives MEEEEKSKGFKIDDRRRFSAEGELKPEHRGEKAADEPAAPSVAKAAPASGASGTSTAAAAPEMRQQDAGPLGELNFASFMVGLSSQALFHLGEIVDPQAGGPQVDLPAAQQLIDIVGMLKDKTRGNLDQNEQALIDEILFELRMKYVERSSR, from the coding sequence ATGGAAGAAGAGGAAAAGAGCAAAGGCTTCAAGATCGATGATCGCCGGCGCTTTTCGGCCGAGGGCGAGCTGAAGCCGGAACATCGGGGCGAGAAAGCTGCGGACGAGCCCGCGGCGCCATCGGTGGCCAAGGCGGCGCCGGCATCGGGCGCGTCAGGGACTTCAACCGCCGCGGCCGCGCCGGAAATGCGTCAGCAGGATGCGGGGCCGCTGGGGGAGCTCAACTTCGCGAGCTTCATGGTAGGGCTTTCCAGTCAGGCGCTGTTTCACCTCGGCGAGATCGTCGATCCGCAGGCGGGCGGGCCGCAGGTGGATTTGCCGGCGGCGCAGCAGCTAATCGATATTGTCGGGATGCTCAAGGATAAGACGCGCGGCAATCTCGATCAGAATGAGCAGGCGCTGATCGATGAGATTCTCTTCGAGCTGCGCATGAAATATGTCGAGCGCAGCTCACGCTGA